A genomic stretch from Frigoribacterium sp. PvP032 includes:
- the topA gene encoding type I DNA topoisomerase: MPGTKKLVIVESPAKAKTIGQYLGSGYEVLASVGHIRDLVEPKNLPPELKKGSLGKFSVDVENGFEPYYVVSDAKKKTVSELKRALKGADELYLATDEDREGEAIAWHLLQELKPKVPVKRMVFHEITKDAIQKAQENTRELDTALVDAQETRRILDRLYGYEVSPVLWRKVGPGLSAGRVQSAATRLVVDRERERLAFVSASYWDLTATFEPAADAVPFSSRLVRVDGTRVASGRDFDDRGQPKGQAVALDEASAGALSRALQASGVDIVVSSVESKPYTRRPAAPFTTSTLQQEAARKLRFSARQTMSVAQSLYENGHITYMRTDSPSLSQQATNAARSQAASLYGADTVPEKPRVYTGKSKNAQEAHEAIRPSGDTFRTPSDMQSTLRGNDWKLYDLIWKRTVASQMADAKGSTASVVVTATTADAVAGVSAEGVARTAAEFVATGTVITFRGFLNAYEEGRDEDRHGAADSAEAKLPPLTEGQQLTLDEIEAKGHDTSAPPRYTEASLVKTLEELGIGRPSTYAAIMSTIVDRGYVTPRGTALVPNWIAFSVVRLLEEYFGDLVQYDFTASMEDDLDLIAGGDADRVDWLNGFYFGNDTHRGLRKVIDNLGEIDARDINSIPLGEGLTLRIGRYGPYLEAPGDDPETPRRVNVPEDMAPDELTPARARELIDAPVIGDRVVGVNPESGKEVLAKDGRFGPYVTERTPEEIAADPATGEVVEAAAAATATATAAATTEEPAKKAPAKKAPAKKAAPKERTASLFKSMSVDTIDLETALALLDLPRTVGVDPESGDEIQAQNGRYGPYLKKGTDTRSLTSEDQIFEIDLPGALELYAQPKYGAKRASSALAEFEADPVSGKPIKIKDGRFGAYVTDGETNATIPRGETVEEVDFERAIQLLADKRAKGPAKKPAAKKPAAKKPAAKKPAAAKPAAAGSTAAKTAAAKKPAAAKKSAAVKPAAAKKPAASGVTAAASTDGVAPEAS; this comes from the coding sequence GTGCCAGGCACGAAGAAACTGGTCATCGTCGAGTCGCCCGCGAAGGCCAAGACGATCGGGCAGTACCTCGGCAGCGGCTACGAGGTGCTCGCCTCCGTCGGGCACATCCGTGACCTCGTCGAGCCGAAGAACCTGCCCCCCGAGCTCAAGAAGGGCTCGCTCGGCAAGTTCTCCGTCGACGTCGAGAACGGCTTCGAGCCCTACTACGTCGTCTCCGACGCCAAGAAGAAGACCGTCTCCGAGCTGAAGCGCGCGCTCAAGGGCGCGGACGAGCTCTACCTCGCGACTGATGAGGACCGCGAGGGCGAGGCCATCGCGTGGCACCTGCTGCAGGAGCTGAAGCCCAAGGTCCCCGTCAAGCGGATGGTCTTCCACGAGATCACCAAGGACGCGATCCAGAAGGCCCAGGAGAACACCCGCGAGCTCGACACCGCCCTGGTGGACGCCCAGGAGACCCGCCGCATCCTCGACCGCCTGTACGGCTACGAGGTCTCGCCGGTGCTGTGGCGCAAGGTCGGCCCCGGCCTCTCGGCCGGCCGCGTGCAGTCGGCGGCCACCCGTCTCGTCGTCGACCGTGAGCGCGAGCGCCTCGCGTTCGTCTCCGCCTCCTACTGGGACCTCACCGCCACCTTCGAGCCCGCCGCCGACGCGGTGCCCTTCTCCTCCCGCCTCGTGCGGGTCGACGGCACCAGGGTCGCGAGCGGTCGCGACTTCGACGACCGGGGCCAGCCCAAGGGGCAGGCCGTCGCGCTCGACGAGGCCTCGGCCGGGGCGCTCTCCCGTGCGCTCCAGGCGAGCGGCGTCGACATCGTCGTCTCGTCGGTCGAGTCCAAGCCGTACACGCGCCGTCCCGCAGCCCCCTTCACGACCTCGACCCTGCAGCAGGAGGCGGCGCGCAAGCTGCGCTTCTCCGCCCGCCAGACGATGAGCGTCGCCCAGTCGCTGTACGAGAACGGGCACATCACCTACATGCGCACCGACTCGCCCTCGCTCTCGCAGCAGGCGACGAACGCCGCGCGCTCCCAGGCCGCGTCGCTCTACGGTGCCGACACGGTGCCCGAGAAGCCCCGCGTGTACACGGGGAAGAGCAAGAACGCCCAGGAGGCGCACGAGGCGATCCGCCCGTCCGGCGACACCTTCCGCACCCCGAGCGACATGCAGTCGACCCTCCGCGGCAACGACTGGAAGCTCTACGACCTCATCTGGAAGCGCACCGTCGCCTCGCAGATGGCGGACGCGAAGGGCTCGACGGCCTCCGTCGTCGTCACCGCCACGACCGCCGACGCCGTGGCGGGCGTCTCGGCCGAGGGCGTCGCCCGCACCGCGGCCGAGTTCGTCGCGACCGGCACGGTCATCACGTTCCGCGGCTTCCTGAACGCCTACGAAGAGGGCCGCGACGAAGACCGTCACGGCGCGGCCGACTCGGCCGAGGCCAAGCTGCCGCCGCTGACCGAGGGCCAGCAGCTGACGCTCGACGAGATCGAGGCCAAGGGCCACGACACGAGCGCGCCGCCGCGGTACACCGAGGCGAGCCTCGTCAAGACCCTCGAAGAGCTGGGGATCGGTCGCCCGTCGACCTACGCCGCCATCATGTCGACGATCGTCGACCGCGGCTACGTCACGCCCAGGGGCACGGCGCTCGTGCCGAACTGGATCGCGTTCTCGGTCGTCCGGCTGCTCGAGGAGTACTTCGGCGACCTGGTCCAGTACGACTTCACCGCCAGCATGGAGGACGACCTCGACCTCATCGCCGGGGGCGACGCCGACCGGGTCGACTGGCTCAACGGCTTCTACTTCGGGAACGACACGCACCGCGGGCTCCGCAAGGTGATCGACAACCTCGGCGAGATCGACGCGCGGGACATCAACTCGATCCCCCTGGGCGAGGGCCTCACCCTCCGCATCGGGCGCTACGGCCCCTACCTCGAGGCTCCTGGCGACGACCCCGAGACCCCCCGCCGGGTCAACGTGCCGGAGGACATGGCTCCGGACGAGCTGACGCCGGCCCGGGCCCGCGAGCTCATCGACGCTCCTGTCATCGGCGACCGCGTCGTCGGCGTCAACCCCGAGTCCGGCAAGGAGGTGCTCGCCAAGGACGGCCGGTTCGGCCCGTACGTGACGGAGCGCACCCCGGAGGAGATCGCCGCGGACCCCGCCACGGGCGAGGTCGTCGAGGCGGCGGCGGCGGCCACGGCCACGGCCACGGCTGCGGCGACGACGGAGGAGCCCGCGAAGAAGGCTCCGGCCAAGAAGGCGCCGGCCAAGAAGGCCGCCCCCAAGGAGCGGACGGCGTCGCTCTTCAAGAGCATGAGCGTCGACACCATCGACCTCGAGACCGCCCTCGCGCTGCTCGACCTGCCGCGGACCGTGGGCGTCGACCCGGAGTCGGGCGACGAGATCCAGGCCCAGAACGGCCGGTACGGCCCCTACCTCAAGAAGGGCACCGACACCCGGTCGCTCACCAGCGAGGACCAGATCTTCGAGATCGACCTGCCAGGGGCGCTCGAGCTCTACGCCCAGCCCAAGTACGGGGCCAAGCGCGCCAGCAGCGCCCTCGCGGAGTTCGAGGCCGACCCGGTCAGCGGCAAGCCGATCAAGATCAAGGACGGCCGGTTCGGGGCCTACGTGACGGACGGCGAGACGAACGCGACGATCCCACGCGGCGAGACCGTCGAGGAGGTCGACTTCGAGCGGGCGATCCAGCTGCTCGCGGACAAGCGCGCCAAGGGGCCGGCCAAGAAGCCGGCCGCGAAGAAGCCCGCCGCCAAGAAGCCGGCCGCCAAGAAGCCCGCTGCGGCCAAGCCTGCTGCGGCGGGGTCGACGGCTGCCAAGACCGCGGCCGCCAAGAAGCCCGCCGCTGCGAAGAAGTCGGCCGCCGTGAAGCCCGCCGCTGCGAAGAAGCCGGCTGCGTCGGGGGTGACCGCCGCGGCGAGCACGGACGGCGTCGCGCCGGAGGCCTCGTAG
- the tmk gene encoding dTMP kinase: MAGLFITLEGGDGSGKTTQAALLEEWLGGQGRVVVRTREPGGTDLGLELRQIVLHRRGHIAPRAEALLYAADRAHHVETLVRPALDRGDVVLQDRYVDSSVAYQGAGRVLGGDEVRELSAWATGGLTPDLTVLLDLDPQVGRARLDAAEKSYDRLESEAAAFHGRVRDAYLEIARSEPARFLVLDATLPVAEVASAVRARVADLLTEQ; this comes from the coding sequence GTGGCCGGTCTGTTCATCACCCTCGAGGGCGGCGACGGATCGGGCAAGACCACGCAGGCGGCCCTGCTCGAGGAGTGGCTCGGCGGGCAGGGGCGCGTCGTCGTGCGCACCCGCGAGCCCGGCGGCACCGACCTGGGCCTCGAGCTGCGGCAGATCGTCCTGCACCGCCGGGGCCACATCGCCCCGCGGGCCGAGGCGCTGCTCTACGCCGCCGACCGGGCCCACCACGTCGAGACCCTCGTGCGCCCGGCCCTCGACCGCGGCGACGTCGTCCTGCAGGACAGGTACGTCGACTCGTCCGTGGCCTACCAGGGCGCGGGTCGCGTGCTCGGCGGCGACGAGGTCCGTGAGCTCTCCGCCTGGGCCACCGGCGGGCTGACGCCCGACCTCACCGTGCTGCTCGACCTCGACCCACAGGTCGGCCGGGCCCGCCTTGACGCCGCGGAGAAGTCCTACGACCGCCTGGAGTCGGAGGCTGCGGCGTTCCACGGCCGGGTCCGTGACGCCTACCTCGAGATCGCGCGCTCCGAGCCCGCCAGGTTCCTCGTCCTCGACGCGACGCTGCCCGTCGCCGAGGTGGCGTCGGCGGTGCGTGCCCGGGTGGCCGACCTCCTGACCGAGCAGTGA
- a CDS encoding DNA polymerase III subunit delta', with protein MSSWDGLTGQADAVELLKAAASADPSRSAMTHSWLITGPPGSGRSNLAYAFATALLSRGHDEEATSRQVDARSHPDLAVLSTERIIITIDEVRSLVASSQFSPSVGRYRVVVIEDADRMTERTSNLLLKALEEPPPRTVWILCAPSEADLIPTIRSRVRSVRLRTPSVADVADLLERRDGIDRETAVTAAREAQSHIGMALRLATDPEARERRRRTLEAALAIRSVSDAVNAATTMLAVAGDDAKAITEQRDSQERASALRSLGVEPGGTVPPVLRSQLRALEDDQKRRATRSLRDGIDRILVDLLSLYRDVLLLHLGVGVEPINQAVRGRLDEATAASTPASTLAVMDAIAVARRRIESNVAPALALEAMLVAVSRHAVR; from the coding sequence ATGAGCAGCTGGGACGGCCTGACCGGCCAGGCCGACGCCGTCGAGCTGCTGAAGGCGGCCGCCTCCGCCGATCCGTCCCGCTCGGCGATGACGCACTCGTGGCTCATCACCGGCCCGCCCGGCTCCGGCCGCTCGAACCTCGCGTACGCCTTCGCGACCGCGTTGCTGTCGCGGGGCCACGACGAGGAGGCGACGAGCCGTCAGGTCGACGCCCGGTCGCACCCCGACCTGGCCGTCCTCAGCACCGAGCGCATCATCATCACCATCGACGAGGTCAGGTCGCTGGTCGCGTCGTCACAGTTCTCGCCCTCCGTCGGTCGCTACCGCGTCGTCGTCATCGAGGATGCCGACCGCATGACGGAGCGCACCAGCAACCTGCTGCTGAAGGCCCTCGAGGAGCCGCCGCCCCGCACGGTGTGGATCCTCTGCGCCCCCAGCGAGGCCGACCTCATCCCGACGATCCGCTCCCGCGTCCGCAGCGTCCGCCTCCGGACTCCGAGCGTGGCCGACGTGGCGGACCTGCTCGAGCGTCGCGACGGCATCGACCGGGAGACCGCGGTCACCGCGGCACGAGAGGCGCAGAGCCACATCGGCATGGCGCTCCGCCTGGCGACGGACCCGGAGGCGCGCGAGCGTCGTCGACGGACGCTCGAGGCCGCGCTCGCCATCCGCAGCGTCTCCGACGCGGTGAACGCGGCGACGACGATGCTCGCCGTCGCCGGGGACGACGCCAAGGCCATCACCGAGCAGCGTGACTCTCAAGAACGCGCGAGCGCCCTCCGCTCGCTCGGCGTCGAGCCGGGCGGGACGGTGCCCCCGGTGCTCCGCAGCCAGCTCCGCGCGCTGGAGGACGACCAGAAGCGCCGGGCGACCCGCAGCCTGCGCGACGGCATCGACCGGATCCTCGTCGACCTGCTCTCCCTCTACCGCGACGTCCTCCTGCTCCACCTGGGCGTGGGCGTGGAGCCGATCAACCAGGCTGTCCGAGGCCGGCTCGACGAGGCCACGGCTGCCTCGACGCCGGCGAGCACGCTCGCGGTGATGGACGCGATCGCCGTGGCCCGTCGGCGCATCGAGTCGAACGTCGCCCCGGCGCTGGCGCTCGAGGCCATGCTGGTGGCCGTCAGCCGACACGCGGTCAGGTGA
- a CDS encoding TetR/AcrR family transcriptional regulator, with protein sequence MTDPTAAPGLRERKRLATRRAIQLSVLDLIGEEGLEAVTVDMISRRADVSPRTFFNYFTSKEEAVVGDLPDLPEGESLDRFLAAHDEPIIDGLIRLLDEAVVTATFDRDLVQRRRMVLRSHPDLLARRIASTRVLEDRLTGIVARRLATAPGRADDATEESDLSSAHLLTLVAIAALRHAWGEWIDDDDADHATDHRYGLRARMEASFAELGRVVTRQV encoded by the coding sequence ATGACCGACCCGACTGCCGCCCCGGGCCTGCGTGAGCGCAAGCGCCTGGCCACCCGACGGGCCATCCAGCTCTCCGTCCTCGACCTGATCGGCGAGGAGGGACTCGAGGCCGTGACCGTCGACATGATCAGCCGCCGTGCCGACGTGTCGCCCCGCACCTTCTTCAACTACTTCACCTCGAAAGAAGAGGCGGTCGTCGGCGACCTGCCCGACCTGCCGGAGGGCGAGTCGCTCGACCGGTTCCTCGCCGCGCACGACGAGCCGATCATCGACGGTCTCATCCGCCTCCTCGACGAGGCCGTGGTGACCGCGACCTTCGACCGCGACCTGGTGCAGCGTCGGCGCATGGTGCTGCGCAGCCACCCCGACCTGCTCGCTCGCCGGATCGCCTCGACCCGGGTGCTCGAGGACCGCCTCACCGGCATCGTCGCCCGCCGGCTGGCCACGGCCCCCGGCCGTGCCGACGACGCCACGGAAGAGTCCGACCTGAGCAGCGCCCACCTGCTCACCCTGGTGGCGATCGCTGCGCTCCGGCACGCCTGGGGCGAGTGGATCGACGACGACGACGCCGACCACGCGACGGACCACCGCTACGGGCTGCGCGCGCGCATGGAGGCGTCGTTCGCGGAGCTCGGCCGCGTCGTGACGCGACAGGTCTGA
- a CDS encoding Gfo/Idh/MocA family protein, whose amino-acid sequence MSIRWGILGAGGIADTFVNDLTRAGITVSAVGSRDADKARRFADDHGVATAHGSYDDLVADPEVDAVYVATPHVFHEQNALLAIRAGKHVLVEKPFTVTAAEAERVLTAARGAGVVALEAMWTRYLPQQVRLREVVRSGVIGEPRLLTAAHMQSLPTDPRHRLNDPALGGGALLDLGVYPVSFAHDLLGPVDAVAATAVLSDQGVDTRTGITLRHANGATSNLFCALDTAGRNDAVLHGSGGRIEIDHTFFAPGGFTVRDADGEVVERFDSAEGDLRGMHHQALELARLVDSGELESPALTSSGVVAVMTTMDEVRRQVGVEYPER is encoded by the coding sequence ATGAGCATCCGATGGGGCATCCTCGGCGCCGGCGGCATCGCCGACACCTTCGTGAACGACCTGACCAGGGCGGGCATCACGGTCTCCGCCGTCGGCTCGCGTGACGCCGACAAGGCGCGCCGGTTCGCCGACGACCACGGCGTCGCGACCGCGCACGGCAGCTACGACGACCTCGTGGCCGATCCCGAGGTCGACGCCGTCTACGTCGCCACCCCGCACGTGTTCCACGAGCAGAACGCCCTCCTGGCGATCCGGGCCGGGAAGCACGTCCTCGTCGAGAAGCCCTTCACCGTGACGGCAGCCGAGGCCGAGCGGGTGCTGACCGCGGCCCGCGGGGCGGGCGTCGTGGCCCTCGAGGCGATGTGGACCCGCTACCTGCCGCAGCAGGTCCGCCTCCGCGAGGTGGTCCGCAGCGGGGTGATCGGCGAGCCGCGCCTCCTGACGGCTGCCCACATGCAGTCGCTGCCGACCGATCCGCGGCACCGTCTCAACGATCCTGCCCTCGGCGGCGGCGCCCTGCTCGACCTCGGCGTCTACCCCGTCTCGTTCGCCCACGACCTCCTAGGCCCGGTCGACGCGGTCGCCGCCACAGCCGTGCTGAGCGATCAGGGCGTCGACACGCGCACGGGCATCACGCTCCGCCACGCGAACGGCGCGACGTCGAACCTGTTCTGCGCCCTCGACACCGCGGGACGAAACGACGCCGTCCTGCACGGGAGCGGAGGCCGGATCGAGATCGACCACACGTTCTTCGCGCCCGGCGGCTTCACCGTCAGGGACGCCGACGGCGAGGTCGTCGAGAGGTTCGACTCGGCCGAGGGCGACCTCCGCGGCATGCACCACCAGGCGCTCGAGCTGGCCCGTCTCGTCGACTCGGGCGAGCTCGAGAGCCCGGCGCTCACCTCCTCCGGCGTCGTGGCCGTGATGACCACCATGGACGAGGTCCGCCGCCAGGTCGGCGTGGAGTATCCCGAGCGCTGA
- the dacB gene encoding D-alanyl-D-alanine carboxypeptidase/D-alanyl-D-alanine-endopeptidase — MSEQDATPDDRPSDDGTPAVAAEAARPRDVRASAARLLREHPRTTLVTAGVLAFALLGGGAVAAGAATAPDAPAPSSALAGGDATADAAEPTEVVTVTPDPTTAPDPQRAAPAAVPPATKLRTCSVAAAAADPRLAQFEGSVVNAATGEVLFDRNGSTPARTGSVLKTLTSAVALSVLGADHRLTTTVTGDPASGTIALVGGGDATLSATGRSVYSGAPTLSDLAGQVAASLGGQPVSQITLDATWWSQADKWDPSWKRTEQTIGYHSEVTALMVDGDRADPSANTSPRSTDPVGRAGEAFRAALVAAGVSGAGSASISQGTASSATVLGSVQSQPVSTLIGQMLPNSDNTLAEMLARASSRESGADGSAASLTALYRSALGGTYGLDTSAITIVDGSGLSENNAVPSTFVARLMIQVRDRAHGLGAVYDALPISGQTGTLASRFTGSNAAARGAVHAKTGWIDTAYTLAGSIDSADGTPLTFAFYAIGPVRDNARSALDTLTASVWRCGNSLANS; from the coding sequence ATGAGCGAGCAGGACGCGACCCCCGACGACCGCCCCTCCGACGACGGCACCCCCGCCGTGGCTGCGGAGGCGGCCCGGCCGCGCGACGTCCGCGCGTCGGCCGCGCGCCTCCTGCGGGAGCACCCTCGCACCACGCTCGTGACCGCCGGCGTCCTCGCGTTCGCCCTGCTCGGCGGCGGCGCGGTCGCCGCCGGCGCCGCGACGGCCCCCGACGCCCCTGCTCCCTCGAGTGCGCTGGCAGGCGGAGACGCCACCGCGGACGCCGCAGAGCCGACCGAGGTCGTCACCGTCACGCCGGACCCGACGACGGCGCCCGATCCTCAGCGGGCAGCCCCCGCCGCCGTGCCGCCCGCGACCAAGCTGCGCACCTGCTCCGTGGCCGCCGCCGCCGCCGACCCGCGCCTCGCCCAGTTCGAGGGCTCGGTCGTCAACGCCGCGACGGGCGAGGTCCTCTTCGACCGGAACGGGTCCACCCCGGCCCGGACCGGCAGCGTCCTGAAGACCCTGACGAGCGCCGTCGCGCTCTCCGTCCTCGGCGCAGACCACCGCCTGACGACCACGGTCACGGGCGACCCCGCGAGCGGCACGATCGCCCTCGTCGGCGGCGGCGACGCCACCCTCAGCGCGACGGGCCGCAGCGTGTACTCGGGGGCGCCGACGCTCAGCGACCTCGCGGGGCAGGTGGCCGCCTCCCTCGGCGGTCAGCCGGTCTCGCAGATCACGCTCGACGCGACCTGGTGGAGCCAGGCCGACAAGTGGGACCCGTCGTGGAAGCGCACCGAGCAGACCATCGGCTACCACAGCGAGGTGACGGCGCTGATGGTCGACGGCGACCGTGCCGACCCGTCGGCGAACACGAGCCCGCGCAGCACCGACCCGGTCGGACGAGCGGGCGAGGCGTTCCGCGCCGCGCTCGTGGCGGCGGGCGTCTCGGGCGCCGGGTCGGCGTCGATCTCCCAGGGCACGGCGAGCAGCGCGACGGTGCTCGGCTCCGTGCAGTCGCAGCCCGTCTCGACGCTGATCGGCCAGATGCTGCCGAACTCGGACAACACGCTGGCGGAGATGCTGGCGCGGGCCTCGTCGAGGGAGTCCGGGGCGGACGGCTCCGCCGCCTCCCTGACGGCCCTGTACCGGTCGGCCCTGGGCGGCACCTACGGGCTCGACACGTCGGCGATCACGATCGTCGACGGTTCCGGGCTGAGCGAGAACAACGCCGTGCCCTCGACCTTCGTGGCTCGCCTGATGATCCAGGTGCGCGACCGCGCCCACGGGCTGGGCGCGGTCTACGACGCCCTGCCGATCTCGGGCCAGACCGGCACCCTCGCGTCGCGCTTCACCGGCTCGAACGCCGCCGCGCGCGGAGCCGTCCACGCCAAGACCGGCTGGATCGACACCGCCTACACGCTCGCCGGCTCGATCGACTCGGCCGACGGCACGCCCCTGACCTTCGCGTTCTACGCGATCGGCCCGGTGAGGGACAACGCCCGCAGCGCACTCGACACCCTCACGGCGTCGGTCTGGCGCTGCGGCAACTCGCTCGCGAACAGCTGA
- a CDS encoding isochorismatase family protein has protein sequence MTTALFVIDVQNDFTEGGALAVTGGASVAARVTEHLRADRARYDVVVASRDWHDDQGDNGGHFSAEPDYVDSWPPHCVRGTTGADYHPDLDTGLVDEHVRKGAGTPAYSIFEAATEAGESLVDLVARRGVTDVDVVGLATDHCVRASALDAARAGLRVRVLTDLVAGVAEGPSAAALDELREAGVDTVRS, from the coding sequence ATGACCACCGCGCTCTTCGTCATCGACGTCCAGAACGACTTCACCGAGGGAGGCGCCCTCGCCGTCACCGGGGGCGCGAGCGTCGCCGCCCGGGTGACGGAGCACCTGCGCGCTGACCGCGCCCGGTACGACGTCGTCGTCGCCAGCCGCGACTGGCACGACGACCAGGGCGACAACGGCGGCCACTTCTCGGCCGAGCCGGACTACGTCGACAGCTGGCCGCCGCACTGCGTCCGGGGCACGACGGGCGCCGACTACCACCCCGACCTCGACACCGGGCTCGTCGACGAGCACGTGCGGAAGGGCGCGGGCACCCCGGCCTACTCGATCTTCGAGGCCGCGACGGAGGCGGGCGAGTCGCTCGTCGACCTCGTGGCCCGGCGCGGCGTCACCGACGTCGACGTCGTCGGCCTGGCCACCGACCACTGCGTCAGGGCGTCAGCGCTCGACGCCGCGCGGGCGGGGCTCCGCGTCAGGGTCCTGACCGATCTCGTCGCCGGGGTCGCCGAGGGGCCGAGCGCGGCCGCCCTCGACGAGCTGCGCGAGGCCGGCGTCGACACGGTGCGCTCGTGA
- a CDS encoding NAD-dependent succinate-semialdehyde dehydrogenase, which produces MSAGDEARVLAAVPTGLHVDGEWVPAASGRTFEVRDPSTGDVIATVADAAAADGLRALDAAVAAQAAWAATAPRTRSDILRRAFDLLRERADDLALLMTLEMGKPLAESRGEVAYGSEFVRWASEEAVRISGRYGTNPEGTGRTIVLKRPVGPCLLITPWNFPLAMATRKIAPALAAGCTVVVKPADLTPLTTLALVGILTEAGVPRGVVNVVTTTSAGDVCEPLIRDPRLRKLSFTGSTPVGSTLLAQASERVLRTSMELGGNAPFLVFDDADLDAAVEGALLAKFRNVGQACTAANRFLVHEAVADEFVRRVTERVAAMTLGRGTDDGVDVGPLIDDRAVEKAERLVDDAVARGAVVRTGGARVDGTGTFYEPTVLDGVRPGSELLTTEIFGPVLAVSTFADEEEAVRKANDTEFGLVAYAFTRDLARGQRLAETLETGMLGLNVGVVSNASAPFGGVKASGLGREGGLEGIQEYLETVYLMTPDPFAA; this is translated from the coding sequence GTGAGCGCGGGCGACGAGGCACGCGTCCTCGCAGCCGTGCCGACCGGCCTGCACGTCGACGGCGAGTGGGTGCCGGCCGCCTCTGGCCGCACGTTCGAGGTGCGCGACCCGTCGACCGGCGACGTCATCGCGACGGTCGCCGACGCCGCTGCGGCGGACGGGCTCCGCGCCCTCGACGCCGCCGTCGCCGCGCAGGCGGCCTGGGCGGCCACTGCTCCCCGTACCCGCTCCGACATCCTGCGGCGTGCCTTCGACCTGCTGCGCGAGCGCGCCGACGACCTGGCGCTGCTGATGACGCTCGAGATGGGCAAGCCGCTCGCCGAGTCGCGCGGCGAGGTGGCCTACGGCTCCGAGTTCGTGCGCTGGGCCAGCGAGGAGGCGGTGCGCATCTCGGGCCGCTACGGCACGAACCCGGAGGGGACCGGTCGCACGATCGTGCTGAAGCGCCCCGTCGGCCCGTGCCTGCTCATCACGCCGTGGAACTTCCCCCTCGCGATGGCGACCCGCAAGATCGCGCCTGCCCTCGCGGCCGGCTGCACGGTCGTGGTCAAGCCCGCCGACCTGACCCCGCTCACCACCTTGGCCCTCGTCGGGATCCTCACCGAGGCCGGCGTGCCGCGCGGCGTCGTGAACGTGGTGACGACGACCTCGGCAGGCGACGTCTGCGAGCCCCTGATCCGCGACCCGCGCCTCCGGAAGCTCAGCTTCACGGGCTCGACGCCGGTCGGGTCGACCCTGCTCGCCCAGGCGTCCGAGCGCGTGCTCCGCACCTCGATGGAGCTCGGCGGCAACGCACCGTTCCTGGTCTTCGACGACGCCGACCTCGACGCCGCCGTCGAGGGCGCCCTGCTCGCCAAGTTCCGCAACGTCGGGCAGGCCTGCACCGCCGCCAACCGGTTCCTCGTCCACGAGGCCGTCGCGGACGAGTTCGTCCGCCGGGTGACCGAGCGCGTCGCGGCGATGACGCTCGGCCGCGGCACCGACGACGGCGTCGACGTCGGCCCGCTGATCGACGACCGCGCCGTCGAGAAGGCCGAGCGCCTCGTCGACGACGCCGTCGCCCGCGGCGCCGTCGTGCGGACGGGCGGCGCCCGCGTCGACGGCACGGGCACCTTCTACGAACCGACCGTCCTCGACGGCGTGCGGCCCGGCAGCGAGCTGCTCACCACGGAGATCTTCGGCCCCGTCCTCGCCGTCTCGACCTTCGCCGACGAGGAGGAGGCGGTGCGGAAGGCGAACGACACCGAGTTCGGCCTCGTGGCCTACGCCTTCACCCGTGACCTCGCCCGCGGCCAGCGACTGGCCGAGACCCTCGAGACCGGCATGCTCGGGCTCAACGTCGGCGTGGTGTCGAACGCCTCCGCGCCGTTCGGCGGCGTCAAGGCGTCCGGCCTCGGCCGCGAGGGCGGCCTGGAGGGCATCCAGGAGTACCTGGAGACCGTGTACCTGATGACCCCCGACCCCTTCGCCGCATGA